A genomic stretch from Apodemus sylvaticus chromosome 12, mApoSyl1.1, whole genome shotgun sequence includes:
- the Rgs2 gene encoding regulator of G-protein signaling 2, whose product MQSAMFLAVQHDCVPMDKSAGNGPKVEEKREKMKRTLLKDWKTRLSYFLQNSSTPGKPKTGKKSKQQTFIKPSPEEALLWAEAFDELLASKYGLAAFRAFLKSEFCEENIEFWLACEDFKKTKSPQKLSSKAKKIYTDFIEKEAPKEINIDFQTKTLIAQNIQEATSGCFTTAQKRVYSLMENNSYPRFLESEFYQDLCKKPQIATEPHAT is encoded by the exons ATGCAAAGTGCCATGTTCCTGGCTGTCCAGCACGACTGCGTACCCATGGACAAGAGCGCAGGCAACGGCCCCAAGGTCGAGGAGAAGCGGGAGAAAATGAAGCGGACACT tttaaaGGATTGGAAGACCCGTTTGAGCTACTTCTTACAAAACTCCTCTACTCCTGGGAAGCCCAAAACTGGGAAGAAAAGTAAACAGCAAACTTTTATCAA GCCTTCTCCTGAGGAAGCGCTGCTCTGGGCGGAAGCATTTGATGAACTGCTGGCCAGTAAAT ATGGGCTTGCTGCATTCAGGGCATTTTTAAAGTCTGAGTTCTGTGAAGAAAATATTGAATTCTGGTTGGCTTGTGAAGACTTCAAGAAAACCAAATCACCCCAAAAACTGTCCTCAAAAGCCAAGAAAATATATACCGACTTCATAGAAAAGGAAGCTCCCAAAGAG ATAAAcatagactttcaaacaaaaactCTGATTGCCCAAAATATCCAAGAGGCTACAAGTGGCTGCTTTACTACAGCTCAGAAGAGGGTGTACAGCTTGATGGAGAACAATTCTTATCCTCGTTTCTTGGAGTCAGAATTCTACCAGGACTTATGTAAAAAGCCACAGATCGCCACGGAGCCCCACGCCACATGA